In Mycolicibacterium mucogenicum DSM 44124, the following are encoded in one genomic region:
- a CDS encoding exodeoxyribonuclease VII small subunit, producing the protein MTNISQLGYEAARDELIEVVRKLEAGGLDLDTSLQLWERGEQLAKRCEEHLAGARKKVEDALATGADDKN; encoded by the coding sequence ATGACGAACATTAGTCAGCTCGGCTACGAAGCTGCCCGCGATGAACTGATCGAGGTCGTCCGCAAATTGGAAGCGGGCGGACTCGATCTCGACACCTCGCTCCAACTCTGGGAAAGGGGCGAACAGCTGGCAAAACGGTGCGAGGAGCACCTGGCCGGCGCCCGCAAGAAAGTCGAGGACGCGCTCGCCACGGGCGCCGACGACAAAAATTGA